Proteins encoded in a region of the Paenibacillus sp. E222 genome:
- the der gene encoding ribosome biogenesis GTPase Der, translating to MARPVVAIVGRPNVGKSTIFNRIIGDRLAIVEDKPGITRDRIYGIGEWNGKPFSIIDTGGIEIDGEDVILKSIRMQAELAIEEADVIVFMCDAKAGITQSDEEVAEMLYRSGKPIVVAVNKVDNIGRSELIYEFYGFGFGDPIGVSGSHGTGVGDLLDAIVEKLPELEEETYDDDVIRVALIGRPNVGKSSLVNAILGEERVIVSDVAGTTRDAIDTPFEKDGQRYVLIDTAGMRKRGKVYETTEKYSVMRAMRAIERADVVLIVINGEEGIIEQDKHIAGYAFEAGKASMFVVNKWDVVEKSDKTMNEFEKKIRDHFLFMTYAPVVFLSAKTKQRLQKLLPVVQRVAQQHSMRVQTHLLNDVVSDAVAINPPPTDKGRRMRINYVTQVAVKPPTMVIFVNDPELMHFSYERYLENKIRAAFDFEGTPIRIFTRRKSDEG from the coding sequence ATGGCAAGACCCGTTGTGGCAATTGTCGGGCGACCGAATGTGGGCAAATCCACCATTTTTAATCGGATCATCGGCGACAGATTGGCCATTGTGGAAGACAAGCCGGGCATTACCCGTGACCGTATCTACGGAATCGGCGAATGGAACGGTAAACCATTTAGCATTATCGATACAGGTGGTATCGAAATCGACGGCGAGGACGTCATTTTAAAATCAATCCGGATGCAGGCAGAGCTCGCCATTGAAGAAGCGGATGTTATTGTATTCATGTGTGATGCAAAAGCAGGGATTACGCAATCTGATGAAGAAGTCGCAGAGATGTTGTACCGCTCAGGCAAGCCTATCGTTGTAGCCGTTAACAAAGTGGATAATATCGGGCGCAGTGAGCTCATTTATGAGTTTTATGGATTTGGATTTGGTGATCCAATCGGAGTATCGGGAAGTCATGGTACAGGTGTAGGTGATTTGCTCGACGCCATCGTAGAGAAATTGCCTGAACTTGAGGAAGAGACTTACGATGACGATGTCATTCGTGTAGCTCTGATCGGACGTCCTAACGTGGGTAAATCTTCATTGGTGAACGCCATTTTGGGGGAAGAGCGTGTTATTGTCAGTGATGTTGCTGGAACGACGCGGGACGCGATCGATACACCGTTTGAAAAAGATGGCCAGCGCTATGTGCTGATTGATACAGCAGGTATGCGTAAACGTGGTAAAGTCTATGAAACCACGGAGAAATACAGCGTGATGCGTGCGATGCGTGCTATTGAGCGTGCAGATGTTGTTCTGATTGTTATTAATGGCGAAGAAGGCATTATTGAGCAGGACAAGCATATTGCAGGTTATGCATTTGAAGCAGGCAAAGCCTCCATGTTTGTTGTGAACAAATGGGACGTTGTAGAGAAGTCTGATAAAACAATGAATGAGTTTGAGAAAAAAATTCGGGATCATTTCCTGTTTATGACTTACGCTCCGGTTGTATTTTTGTCAGCTAAGACAAAACAACGCTTACAAAAATTGTTGCCTGTGGTGCAACGTGTGGCCCAGCAGCACTCTATGCGTGTTCAGACGCATCTGCTTAACGATGTAGTGTCTGATGCCGTAGCCATTAATCCGCCACCAACAGATAAAGGACGCAGAATGAGAATCAACTATGTGACTCAGGTTGCCGTTAAACCTCCGACCATGGTTATTTTTGTGAACGATCCGGAATTGATGCACTTTTCTTATGAACGTTACCTGGAGAATAAAATTCGTGCAGCGTTTGATTTTGAAGGGACGCCAATTCGCATATTTACTCGGAGGAAGTCCGACGAAGGTTAG
- the plsY gene encoding glycerol-3-phosphate 1-O-acyltransferase PlsY, producing the protein MILQIAAIVLSYLLGSISFSVLLAKALRGIDIRQHGSGNAGATNTLRILGKGPAILVLLLDVLKGIAAVWIGVWFSNGSDWIPALSGIAAIAGHNWPLYFRFRGGKGIATAIGVLVTLALIPALCAGVFAILSIVLTRYVSLGSLIFVALTPLCILVLPGYSMSIFWGSLIICLFAFWRHRTNIAKLAKGQENKLGSKSPGGGKRVV; encoded by the coding sequence GTGATTTTACAAATCGCAGCGATTGTATTGAGCTATCTGCTCGGTTCAATCAGCTTTAGTGTCCTCCTTGCAAAAGCACTACGGGGGATCGATATCCGTCAACACGGAAGCGGAAATGCAGGGGCTACCAATACTTTGCGGATATTGGGTAAAGGACCAGCAATTCTGGTACTGCTGTTGGATGTACTCAAAGGTATTGCGGCCGTTTGGATTGGTGTTTGGTTCAGCAATGGTTCTGATTGGATTCCTGCACTTAGTGGTATAGCTGCCATTGCAGGACATAACTGGCCGCTGTACTTCCGTTTCCGTGGAGGAAAAGGAATTGCGACAGCGATTGGTGTACTCGTGACTCTTGCACTTATTCCTGCGCTATGCGCCGGGGTATTTGCGATCCTGTCCATCGTATTGACACGATATGTTTCATTGGGTTCCCTTATTTTTGTAGCTTTGACACCGCTCTGCATCCTTGTGTTACCCGGATATTCGATGAGTATCTTCTGGGGAAGTCTGATTATTTGTCTGTTTGCGTTCTGGAGACATCGTACCAATATTGCGAAGCTCGCCAAAGGACAGGAAAATAAATTGGGATCGAAAAGCCCTGGAGGGGGAAAACGCGTTGTCTAA
- a CDS encoding NAD(P)H-dependent glycerol-3-phosphate dehydrogenase encodes MSKKVAVLVAGSWGTALASVLAANQLDVIMWTRGEDQAAEINTKHTNQRFLPDAELSPRIQATTDMATAVEGASAVLIVAPSSAMRSVAHQLKAYYKPEMLIIHATKGFETESLKRMSTVISEELECEEGRIVVLSGPSHAEEVVKRCPTTVVVASLDKASAEAAQGLFMNAYFRVYTNRDMIGVELAGAFKNIIALGAGMSDGLNFGDNAKAALLTRGLAEITRIGVEMGANPLTFSGLAGIGDLVVTATSQHSRNWRAGSLLGKGQKLDDVLNSMGMVVEGIRTTQAAHFISQKYGVQMPIADQLYHVLFQERQPRDAVEALMGRDPKTEMEVMTLETWEQWHS; translated from the coding sequence TTGTCTAAAAAAGTTGCTGTTCTGGTTGCGGGCAGTTGGGGTACTGCACTTGCCAGTGTATTGGCTGCCAATCAACTGGATGTGATCATGTGGACACGTGGTGAAGACCAGGCCGCAGAGATCAATACTAAACATACAAACCAACGCTTCCTTCCCGATGCAGAGCTGTCACCCCGTATTCAGGCAACCACGGATATGGCGACGGCAGTTGAAGGGGCTTCTGCTGTGTTAATTGTTGCTCCTTCATCGGCGATGCGTTCGGTAGCTCATCAGCTTAAGGCCTATTACAAACCGGAAATGTTAATCATTCATGCAACCAAGGGATTTGAGACAGAAAGCCTGAAACGCATGTCCACAGTCATTTCGGAAGAACTCGAATGTGAAGAAGGACGTATCGTTGTACTTTCTGGTCCAAGCCATGCGGAAGAAGTGGTTAAGCGTTGCCCAACAACGGTTGTTGTGGCATCACTGGATAAAGCTTCTGCCGAGGCAGCCCAAGGTTTATTTATGAATGCTTATTTCCGTGTGTACACAAATCGAGATATGATCGGTGTAGAACTGGCGGGAGCGTTCAAAAATATTATCGCGCTGGGAGCAGGGATGTCAGACGGGCTTAACTTTGGTGACAATGCCAAAGCAGCGTTGCTAACACGTGGGCTGGCCGAGATCACACGCATCGGTGTGGAGATGGGAGCGAATCCGCTCACGTTCTCCGGACTTGCAGGGATCGGCGATTTGGTCGTGACCGCGACTAGTCAGCATAGTCGTAACTGGAGAGCCGGTTCCTTGCTGGGCAAAGGACAGAAGCTGGACGATGTTTTGAATTCCATGGGCATGGTTGTGGAAGGTATTCGGACCACACAGGCCGCCCACTTTATTTCTCAGAAATATGGTGTGCAAATGCCGATTGCAGATCAGCTTTATCACGTTCTTTTTCAGGAGAGACAGCCGCGGGATGCTGTTGAAGCTTTGATGGGACGTGATCCCAAGACCGAAATGGAAGTCATGACGCTTGAAACCTGGGAGCAGTGGCATTCCTGA
- a CDS encoding stage VI sporulation protein F, whose amino-acid sequence MANNISKEALKAINKKTGKSITEGAVKKLASTVKPSTMQNEAQLRQLIKQVSAMAKVPVSEDTVQDIVSAVKKSGLNPNSMESLMKMMMKK is encoded by the coding sequence ATGGCTAACAACATTTCCAAGGAAGCGCTGAAAGCGATCAACAAAAAAACAGGGAAATCGATTACGGAAGGTGCCGTCAAGAAATTGGCGAGTACAGTAAAACCGTCCACCATGCAGAATGAAGCTCAGTTGCGCCAACTGATCAAGCAAGTATCCGCCATGGCAAAAGTGCCGGTATCTGAGGATACAGTTCAGGATATCGTGAGTGCCGTCAAAAAAAGCGGATTAAACCCAAACAGTATGGAATCATTAATGAAAATGATGATGAAAAAATAA
- a CDS encoding DUF2768 family protein, with protein sequence MNAMDKMWLSLVAILIMGLSVFLITFARSKTKGIVRGILSLIAFLIMLIGFFGGIASLT encoded by the coding sequence ATGAACGCGATGGACAAGATGTGGCTATCATTGGTCGCAATCCTCATTATGGGACTATCTGTATTCCTGATTACGTTTGCTCGATCCAAAACGAAAGGCATTGTACGGGGGATTCTTTCTTTAATTGCTTTTCTCATTATGCTGATTGGCTTTTTCGGCGGAATAGCTTCTCTGACCTGA
- a CDS encoding 2Fe-2S iron-sulfur cluster-binding protein, with protein MDYNITFLPQNKTIRLKPGVTLLNAARRAGVKIATRCDGKAACLMCKVKVDSEHLAALHPPTDAERRKLGSLLDAGTRLSCQAKVRGSVTVHVPEDPLKAAIRKQLERQQQEEDDWF; from the coding sequence ATGGATTACAATATTACATTTTTACCGCAAAATAAAACGATTCGGCTAAAGCCAGGGGTAACGCTATTAAATGCTGCACGCCGTGCAGGGGTGAAAATAGCAACGCGATGTGATGGAAAGGCAGCCTGCCTGATGTGTAAGGTGAAAGTAGATTCGGAACATCTTGCAGCACTGCATCCTCCAACAGATGCGGAGAGGCGTAAGCTAGGTTCACTGCTGGATGCAGGCACTCGGCTGTCATGTCAGGCGAAGGTTCGGGGATCGGTGACAGTTCATGTTCCGGAGGACCCGCTGAAGGCAGCGATTCGTAAACAATTGGAGCGTCAGCAGCAGGAAGAGGACGATTGGTTCTAA